The Brassica oleracea var. oleracea cultivar TO1000 chromosome C7, BOL, whole genome shotgun sequence sequence ACTCTCAAAGACTTAATTCAGCAAAAGTATGTCTTAGCTACTCACAAGGTTTTACAAAAAATGCTTCATGAGAGATGGAACTACTTGGAATTGACATCGTTGAGTCCCTGTGAGGAAGGAGCAAAAAGAAAGCTCAAAGACTTGGACGATACAAAATTCAAAATGATAAAACTGTGTCGAAAAACATTGGTTAAAAAACTTACCAGACGTTTAAATGACTTATTATTCATGGATCTTGTTTTCTCCATTGGCTTAGCTTGATCTAGAGCCTGAGAGACAACAAGGTTTTAGCAACAGGAAACTAGAACGTAGTGAAACCTCTTTCAGCAGTTGAAGAGAAAGGAAAAGATATATCAGGATTGGTGTGTGTTTTACCTGAATCATAGATTCCACACGACGTCGCATCCTGGTATGCATAAATCCCTCTGAGCACTGTAATAAAAAAAAAAAAAAACACAAACTCAGAGAGATATATAGAGAGAGAGATACTGTAGTGAAAAGGAAAGAAAGATGAACCTTGACGTGGTAACTAACATACGCATGAAAGGTTGACAAGTTCCAGACGGTACGATCGAGTTTCTCCCCCTCCACATGCCGAGGCATAATGACTACAATGTTCAGTAGTTTCTTTCAGCTTTGGTACTACGAATGCAAAAAACTGAAACAAAGCCTAGTAAAAGACCACATACCAAAAGTTACAAAACCGGCATTAGCAGAGAGTGTTTCTTTAGGAGCTCCTTCCAGCTCCTGGGGTGCGGTTGGAGACCACGAACAAGAAGGAGCACTACTCAGAGAAGCCGCCCGCCTCGCCTCTACAAATTGCTACACGATGAAGATATCAAAAACACTTGTTCCAACATTTAAAAATGTTTTTGATTATTTGTGTTTACCTTTAGGAAGGACGTCGCTAGAATTGTATCTACAGAGTCTTTAAACCTCATAGGAAAAGCCACCGTCACTTTATCCGCCTAAGTTCAATTCTCTATCACTCTACAATCTTACTTAACATTAAACGCTTAATAGATTAGACATACCTGAGGCACAAGGAAAAATGTCTCATTAGGTCTATGCATAATTGCTACGAGCCTATCCAGCTCAGGAGCAACAGACCTTGAAGCTAAATGTCTGAGGATGATTTTCAAGGGCGCACCCATCACCACCTCTCTAATGGAAGCTAGCTTCGTTAACAACGAGTTTCTGTACGCTGCAAAGACATAGACACTTTCCATTAGAGAATGTAAACAAAGAACCAAATAAAAAAAGAAAAAATCATTCAAGGATCTTTTTATAACCTTCGTCTGGGCGAAGTTTGGAGAAATTAAGCTTGAGGGTAAGACTAAAACCATCTCTAGGAGGATCAAGGATCTGAAAGCCAGTCCCGTAAGCGGTTTTAATAGCTTCTATAGCTCCCAGTGGAAGTCCATCAAAGGACATTGCTTCAGGTGGTGGGTTTGGTAAGGAAACCGAAAGCAACAAGATGCTTGGGTTCTTCATTGTCACCTATCAACACTCACAACATCAGAAGCTTGAAACAAGAGTATTTGAACTAGCTGGTGGTTAGAGACTCACCTGGACATGGTAGCGAACATCATCAAACTCGATCCATTGATAATCTAGCTCCACTGCTTTATCAAGACTGAGGAAAAAAAAACAATGCTAAGAAAGCTATAAAAACCAAACCTTTCCTACAAAACAGAGTTCAGTTCTTGAGGAAAGGTTTCAGATTTCTTGATAGAATCAACCAACGGAACAAACCCACGTTCCAGAATCGAAGAGGGTCTCTAATCACAGAGCTAGGCATTGGATTAAGGATGAGATGACTCACTTGTGAGCACGCGTCAACAGCGTCTGAAGGAGGAACCTCGAATGCGGCTGCAACATCATCGATAACACTAGAATCGAATCCTAGAGTAACCTTAAGAGTCCCTAGATTCTCCAACGGGATCTAAATCGGTGGGGAAGAAGAAGAGACACGTGGGAGACAACAGAGACGACCGAGATTCTCTGTCCCAACTTGAACGTTTCTTCGATAGACTTTTTGGATTCTCAGCGCTGCAAAACGATGACGCTTTTTTGTTTTATTGAATTTACTTGGGCCAAATTCGTATATTGGGCCTATTGTTGACATACAATGCATACATAAGCCTAGCCCAGCCTGGTTAGTATTAGAATGCATGAGCTTCAACATTCAAAATACTTTATTGGATGTTGTTTTGATTCTAGAATTTTTTTTTTTTAGATTAATTCAATTCCCGGATCCTCTTCTTGCAAGAGTGATGCGAGGAAGGTATTATCACCAAAGCGATAAACACAGAATCTCAATCTTATTTTTGGACGAGTTTGATGGAAGTTAAGTATAGAGATCAATCATAAAGTACACTCAGGATACTAGATATGTGTTTGGGAGGATCTTTGGATTCCTTCAATCCATGTTAGTCTAGCTCGATCAATTGTCCCGGTGGTAGATCCACGTATGATGGTGAGCGAGTTAAGTCATGGTTCTCCAAAAAAGTGAAATGTTGAGATAATGGAAAACATTATTTTTCAAGAAGACATACCTGTCATTCGGAGTATGTCTATAAACCAATCTAATAGAGATGATATGTACAGATAGAATTATATAAAGAATGGAATATACACGGTTAAATACGGATATTGGAATGCAAGAAACATTTTTTTACAAATAACAAGAAATTATAGTTTAAGAGCCGAGTATCACTAAGTTAAAAGCTTATGCTTAGAAATTAAATGCTCCACCTAAAATCTGTCATCTTATATGGCAGTTGGTGTCTGGTTATGTTGTTGTTACAGGGAATTTAACATGGTGTCATATGTGTTGCGGTAATCATTGTCCTAGATGTGGAAAACCCGACGAATTAGTCAATCATGCCATTTTAGAATGCTCATCTGCCTTGTCATTTTCCCAACAATGAGCGTTTACACCAACTTGGATTATTTGTTCTGGAGAAAGAACAAAATTGAAGATTCAAAGCTAAATAAAAACCCCTATCCATGGATACTTTGGTACCTATGGAAAGCTCGTAATGACAAACTATTCCGAGGAATCACACGGGATCTACTTGAGTTGATTAGACACGCGAAAAGTGAATACCATGCATGGTTTGATGCAAACGTAAATACCTCAGATGAGACTCAAACACTACACCAAACAAGGAATATACAAGTCCTAAGCTTACAGAATATTTGTTTGGTAGATGTCATGGACTGCTGAAGCACAGTATAATGGATATGTTTGGCTATGGATGGATGGATGAAGAAATAAACAACTATTAGAGTTGAGAAACAAAGAAAACCATATGTCTTCTTTGCACTCAGAACTGAAGACGTTAATTTGGGGAATGGACACCATGGTTCAACACACAAATTGCCAACATTTTGGGACATAATGCAAGGATATCAAATCGATTTCCGAACTTCAAGATTTTCCATATACCAATAAAGTAGAATCGGATATCAGATGTTTTAGCTAGGATAAATCGTATTGTTCATCCCAATTTAATTTCTATTGGTTGTTCTATTCCTGTCTGGATTCCCAAACCACCTCTAGTTTGAGTAATAGAATAGTTTATTGATGTAAAAAATTCTTTTTTTTTCATTGTTAGAACTTTTTTTAATATCTATCTTTTTGGTGTTTACAATGGATGTTAAAATACGTAAATCCGACTCATTTAAACTCACTCCATGTAACACTCATCCCATTTAGAACTTATACACGTTTACACTTACATAAAATAAGGTCTAATAGGACTGCCCAGTTTTTGACATTGATCTAATTTATTAGAGGTGGTCCAACAAAGGATAATATAGCAAAATAATTTTTGGGTAGAACACTCGAAACAAATGTAACAACAAAAGCATTAAAAACA is a genomic window containing:
- the LOC106303936 gene encoding actin-related protein 2/3 complex subunit 2A-like, giving the protein MMLQPHSRFLLQTLLTRAHNLDKAVELDYQWIEFDDVRYHVQVTMKNPSILLLSVSLPNPPPEAMSFDGLPLGAIEAIKTAYGTGFQILDPPRDGFSLTLKLNFSKLRPDEAYRNSLLTKLASIREVVMGAPLKIILRHLASRSVAPELDRLVAIMHRPNETFFLVPQADKVTVAFPMRFKDSVDTILATSFLKQFVEARRAASLSSAPSCSWSPTAPQELEGAPKETLSANAGFVTFVIMPRHVEGEKLDRTVWNLSTFHAYVSYHVKCSEGFMHTRMRRRVESMIQALDQAKPMEKTRSMNNKSFKRLGLNDVNSK